The following proteins come from a genomic window of Lachnoclostridium phytofermentans ISDg:
- a CDS encoding iron chaperone: MQYEAKKPEEYLDLLENDWRKERLLDIRRIILEYAPELVESIHYKMLSYGNELIKVFYLNAQKSYVSLYVGTIEKVENSDILLEKFSYGKGCIRIKKSIDISNTGLETFIKQTIDIWRAGGDTSCY, from the coding sequence ATGCAGTATGAAGCAAAAAAGCCAGAGGAATATTTGGATTTACTGGAGAATGATTGGAGAAAAGAGAGGTTATTAGATATCAGACGTATAATTTTGGAATATGCTCCTGAGCTGGTAGAAAGCATTCATTATAAAATGTTAAGCTATGGCAATGAGTTAATAAAAGTCTTTTATTTGAATGCACAAAAATCTTATGTTAGTTTATATGTAGGTACAATAGAAAAAGTAGAGAATTCAGATATATTACTGGAGAAATTTAGTTACGGAAAAGGCTGTATTCGTATAAAAAAATCCATTGATATTTCAAATACCGGACTGGAAACTTTTATCAAACAGACGATTGATATATGGAGAGCAGGCGGTGACACATCATGTTACTAA
- the ku gene encoding non-homologous end joining protein Ku, with product MISRKSVITFGMVAIPIGMYTTTTDNDIRFNQLHKEDNSRIRYKKTCAHCGKEVKTEDIVKGYEYDDDKYVVITDEEIEKIKTEKEKSIQILHFAQLNQISPVYYEKTYQAVPETGGEKAFELLRSALMAEQKIAIGKTVMGTKDTLMAIIPREDGILISTMFYADDIKAIQKQYTKPEVNEQEFNMAKLLINSMDTPFDPSKYKDEYQERLRSLIETKISGKEIVAAEPESAGKVIDLMEALKASVEKAQKDKETA from the coding sequence ATGATATCACGTAAATCAGTCATAACTTTCGGTATGGTAGCGATCCCGATTGGGATGTACACGACCACAACGGACAATGACATCCGTTTCAATCAGCTTCATAAAGAAGATAATAGCCGTATTCGATATAAGAAGACCTGTGCACACTGTGGTAAGGAGGTTAAAACGGAGGACATTGTAAAGGGCTACGAGTATGATGATGACAAGTATGTTGTCATCACAGATGAGGAGATTGAAAAAATCAAGACAGAAAAAGAAAAATCCATTCAGATTCTACACTTCGCACAATTAAACCAGATTTCCCCCGTTTACTATGAAAAAACCTATCAGGCTGTACCTGAGACAGGGGGTGAAAAAGCCTTCGAGTTGCTCCGCTCCGCACTGATGGCAGAACAGAAAATAGCTATAGGTAAGACTGTTATGGGTACAAAGGACACACTAATGGCGATTATCCCTCGGGAGGATGGTATCCTTATTTCCACGATGTTTTATGCTGATGACATCAAAGCGATTCAAAAACAGTATACGAAGCCTGAGGTAAACGAACAGGAGTTTAATATGGCTAAATTGTTGATCAACTCCATGGATACACCTTTTGATCCATCGAAATATAAAGATGAATATCAGGAGAGACTGCGCTCCCTTATTGAGACAAAAATTTCTGGTAAGGAGATTGTCGCCGCAGAACCAGAAAGTGCCGGTAAAGTAATTGACCTCATGGAAGCTCTCAAAGCCAGTGTGGAGAAAGCACAGAAAGACAAGGAAACGGCGTGA